The Vanessa tameamea isolate UH-Manoa-2023 chromosome 27, ilVanTame1 primary haplotype, whole genome shotgun sequence DNA window ACCACATTGTTTTTTTGCTAATTCTGTGAATATACATACGACAAAATTTAGATAGGAAATAGAAACAATTTTAGGGCACCTTAAAGTGGATATTCGGAAACTCGTGTTCATATATCCATCCTGAACAGGTACTAACGATTGTTCTTCCAAATTTTAGTGCATGTACAGTTGACGAcagttcaattattaattatctatgaAATAATATCAGGCattgtttttcttcttttttttttaatgcaatagtTAGGCAGACCAGCAAATGcaccacctgatgttaagtggtcaccaccgcctatagacattggcactgttagaaacattaaccgtcccttacttcgccaatgcgccaccaactttgggaactaagatgttatgtcccttttgcctgtagttacactggctcactcaccctttaaacaggaacacaacattaccaagtattgctgtttggcgacaatatatctgatgagtgggtaaccAAGTAGCCTTAGTTAGTCAGTAAGTTTTGAgagtaataattcattaaataaaacgaaaattatatataaatactttactagctaaaaaaataaaaaaaagagtacACCCATGCAAATATGGGATGATGTTTCTGTTGAGTAATTGGAAATGGTGTTCccttaaagattttatattattgtcattgattaaaaatgatatttaatttatttaataatataaatttattaattttaatgctttAATAACCTATAACTAGCAtagaaatcataatttttacagTAACCTAAATTTTTAAGTGAtacaaataacagataaaatattagtaaacaattttatatctttatattatatctttgtaaTAGGCTACAACTTGGTTTGTTtggttaatgtaaatatatcacagttagttttcagttttaataataaaccttCGCATGTTCTGTTCAACTGGTAGATTTGGAGGTATTATGTTTCTACCGTAGTACAATTTGCTAGTGGGGTCGTGATGTCTACTTATGTGTTGCTTCAAGAAATGTGTTGTGACAAATTTTCGTGAGCAAATTTCGCACATTAAAGTCGGTCCTACATGTTTAAACTTAATATGCTCAGCTCGAGCAGAAGCATTAACAAATCTTTCACTACAAAATTTACAAGTGTATGGCTTTTCACCAGTGTGTCGTCGGGTGTGATATAAAAGTGCTTCTTTTGAAACAAATCTACTATTACAAATGTCACATTTAAAATTCTTTTCACCTGTATGCTTTATCATGTGAACCTTTAGGTAACTGGGTGCAGTGAACTTCTTACCACATTCTTTACAAACATGAGGCTTGGCATTTCCATGCGCAAACCGATTGTGTACTCTGAGTCCTCCCGGGGTACTGTAGGCTTTTTCACATTTCTCACAACTATAGGTTTTCTCCATATTACTTCTTATTGGATGAGGgtcaattaaattgttaagGCATAATTTAACAtgcttttcataaaattctttagTTGTGTAGGTTTTTCCACACTTTGGGCAGGAACTTTTTGCTTTATGCTTTTCTTCGTGTGTATGTAGTTTATCCAAGCCATGACACGGTTTACCACATTCCTtgcaaacatatatattatgaagcCTATCTTGATGGTCTCGTAAGCCTTCCTCGGTACTTCTATATTGTGGACACTCAGGACATTTATACTTATGGCTAAGACTCTCATGAGAGACCAAATCAATGTCACTCTCAAATGTTTCAATACACTTATCACAGGTCAAAGTTCCATGTATTGCTAAGTTGTGTGCCTTTATATctacaaatgtattaaaatattcatcacAAACATGACATTCAAAAGGTAATTTGGATACTACTGGTTTTTGCTTCTTTTGAGGTTTATCCACGAGTAGAATTTTAGAATCTAAATCGTCTATCACAATATATAATGTCTTATTTGTATTGCTTGTATCAATATCAGTGTTGAAGTTATTTGAGAGATTTTCAAACACTCCATTCAGAATATGTGACGAATTCTgacatttttctataaaacgAGCCGATGAAAGCGCAATATTAACACAGTCAGTACAAACTGCTTCAACACCGGCTATTTCATCACAAATCTGGAAATCATCATAAAAGGAGTATtacttagtaatatatttataaagcataaattaacaatatatggTAAGTTATACTTACATTATCATCAAAGAGTTTTGTTAGAATTTCAGAGAGCGGTTGAAAAATACCACTAGATGGATATAAAGAGACTGCATCATCAAAACGAACATAGTGCtctttaataatctttaaacatAACCTGCAATGGCTGTACCGTTTCTCACTCAAAATGTTTGATacaattgtattcaaattaatatcttccagcatattatataaattattttatgaaggtTAAGACTATaagtaaatttgattaaaaattcaaaatagatttaatcaaaaaatacgCGGGCTTTCAAAACCTTTCGTTCAAGAATTCAATACATACGTGCAAATTAATTGAGCGCCATTTTATGTCAAACAAAATGATACTTGGAATTCTTTATCCATATACCATTAACAGTCATGGATAAGCTTTTCGTATGAATAAACTCAACTCacaaaaaatggttaaaaataaacttattatatttatttattatatcgtaaATGATTATgctattaatttcaatattttttcattgtcatattttttttggtagCCATACTCATTTGTGACTTgtcatatttaaacttattgttTTGACGTttgttaattcaattttttctaaaaaacagattttcccaaacttattttataaaaactgtgTATTTTCCTTTAACTATAATGAGCCACGaaataataagaaacaaattCAATTAGTACCTGACCAATAAATCTaccaaatattgatttattacattGTCTAAGTAtgtgtaagtaaaatattaataaatgatgatgataataaataaaacatttaccaaGATTTTTAATGCATAAGTAGagctatttttactttatttgcaAACAGCATAAAGATGAtgctcaaaatatatttgaccaTGAACTAAgtatatgaataatttcattAGGCAAggattatcttaaaaaatacaagaaaatcaTAAATCAGGCATACATcgaatcaatatataatattaaatacaacaaaccaatatgtaatgtaaaaatattttattattaaaaaacattattctatttaataaccaattttattttatgatataaaatttaccaATCCACACCAAGTAAACGTTTATTAGCCATCATTTTTCCAACAACTTTTCGTAAAACGTTACTGGCATCATCAAAAACTTGGTTGAAATCAAGTGGAAATTCTGGAGgtatatctaaaattatacatttattaaatgcttcagtattttttacgtaaaacaataaaaagtcagaatagtaacaaacatgaaattAAAGTTGCTTTATTTTCTTCATCTGTATCATCGGAGTAAACAACGCTAACACTCATctgttcaataaaataaataaataaacattagaaaACATACATGATAAACTATGATTGAATATTAACTTttcttacaattattaaaaataaaattaaagcaatattgctatatttatattccatttcgaaacactattaataaaaatacagaacaATAATACTCCTATATGGAGGAAACACAGCTAAGCAATCCAAAACAAATGCGAATACTTTTTGCCCTCAGACCACAGAGGAAACATACTGAAGAGAATTTATTATTacctttaaaacaaaacttaaattgacggcaaattatcataaaatacatcTTGATCActatcattttacaaatttactaTGTATGATATCTATCTTCAATTTACCaatccttattttttttattagtaaattgggGACGAGcgattattaaatgataaaggtctacataataaacattgtaCACATATATAAggcttaaaacaaaaataatcataaaataaataaatacaatattttacaacagTATTGTAGAACAAAAAAGTATAGATAAAAAGGTCTGTGTATAGGCGTCATTATTTTGACCAACTGCATGCATAAGAACAGAAGCGTGTCTATGACATTCAGTCGACAATTAACAATAAAGCAAAATGGCTGAAACTCGTTGGTCTGCGACAGACGTCCCGTGAAATATGTGTAATATTGAAGGGTcactattgtaaataaacattgaagTGCAAGTAGCGTATTTCTT harbors:
- the LOC113392057 gene encoding zinc finger protein 846-like, with product MLEDINLNTIVSNILSEKRYSHCRLCLKIIKEHYVRFDDAVSLYPSSGIFQPLSEILTKLFDDNICDEIAGVEAVCTDCVNIALSSARFIEKCQNSSHILNGVFENLSNNFNTDIDTSNTNKTLYIVIDDLDSKILLVDKPQKKQKPVVSKLPFECHVCDEYFNTFVDIKAHNLAIHGTLTCDKCIETFESDIDLVSHESLSHKYKCPECPQYRSTEEGLRDHQDRLHNIYVCKECGKPCHGLDKLHTHEEKHKAKSSCPKCGKTYTTKEFYEKHVKLCLNNLIDPHPIRSNMEKTYSCEKCEKAYSTPGGLRVHNRFAHGNAKPHVCKECGKKFTAPSYLKVHMIKHTGEKNFKCDICNSRFVSKEALLYHTRRHTGEKPYTCKFCSERFVNASARAEHIKFKHVGPTLMCEICSRKFVTTHFLKQHISRHHDPTSKLYYGRNIIPPNLPVEQNMRRFIIKTEN